A genome region from Leptodactylus fuscus isolate aLepFus1 chromosome 6, aLepFus1.hap2, whole genome shotgun sequence includes the following:
- the SPOP gene encoding speckle-type POZ protein, with the protein MSRVPSPPPPAEMSSGPVAESWCYTQIKVVKFSYMWTINNFSFCREEMGEVIKSSTFSSGANDKLKWCLRVNPKGLDEESKDYLSLYLLLVSCPKSEVRAKFKFSILNAKGEETKAMESQRAYRFVQGKDWGFKKFIRRDFLLDEANGLLPDDKLTLFCEVSVVQDSVNISGQNTMNMVKVPECRLADELGGLWENSRFTDCCLCVAGQEFQAHKAILAARSPVFSAMFEHEMEESKKNRVEIKDVEPDVFKEMMCFIYTGKASNLDKMADDLLAAADKYALERLKVMCEEALCSNLSVENAAEILILADLHSADQLKTQAVDFINYHASDVMETSGWKSMVVSHPHLVAEAYRSLASAQCPFLGPPRKRLKQS; encoded by the exons ATGTCGCGAGTTCCAAGTCCCCCTCCCCCGGCTGAGATGTCCAGTGGTCCTGTGGCTGAAAGCTGGTGTTATACTCAG ATAAAAGTCGTGAAGTTTTCATACATGTGGACAATCAACAATTTCAGCTTCTGCCGCGAGGAAATGGGCGAGGTGATAAAAAGCTCTACGTTCTCATCAGGAGCCAATGATAAACTGAAATG GTGCCTACGAGTAAATCCTAAAGGTTTGGATGAAGAGAGTAAGGATTATTTATCTCTTTATCTGCTGCTAGTCAGTTGTCCAAAGAGTGAGGTGCGCGCCAAATTTAAGTTCTCCATCCTCAATGCCAAGGGAGAAGAGACTAAGGCAATGG aGAGCCAGCGAGCATATCGCTTTGTCCAGGGCAAGGACTGGGGTTTTAAGAAGTTCATCCGTAGGGATTTCCTACTTGATGAAGCCAATGGTTTGCTTCCAGATGACAAGTTGACCCTATTTTGTGAG GTCAGCGTTGTACAGGACTCTGTAAACATTTCTGGTCAGAACACAATGAACATGGTGAAAGTACCAGAATGTCGCTTAGCTGATGAACTCGGAGGGTTATGGGAGAACTCTCGCTTCACAGactgctgcctgtgtgtggcgGGGCAGGAATTTCAGGCGCACAAAGCCATCCTTGCAG CCCGTTCTCCTGTGTTCAGCGCAATGTTTGAGCATGAGATGGAAGAGAGTAAGAAG AATCGTGTGGAGATTAAAGATGTGGAACCAGATGTCTTCAAGGAAATGATGTGTTTTATATACACCGGGAAAGCATCCAACCTTGACAAGATGGCTGATGATCTTTTGGCTGCTGCAGACAAG TATGCTCTGGAACGTCTGAAGGTGATGTGTGAGGAAGCTCTGTGTAGCAATCTTTCTGTGGAGAACGCTGCTGAGATTCTGATTTTGGCTGACTTACACAGTGCTGACCAGCTCAAGACTCAGGCTGTGGATTTCATCAACTA CCATGCGTCTGATGTCATGGAGACATCAGGATGGAAGTCTATGGTTGTCTCTCATCCACATCTGGTGGCAGAAGCATACCGTTCCTTGGCTTCAGCCCAGTGCCCCTTCCTTGGCCCTCCTCGCAAGCGCCTGAAGCAATCTTAA